aaggaaaaaaaatcttttcaaactTTTGCAATCAAAATTACCCAAGCTGAGGACCTACCACTTCAAAAATGTTAGAAACACAATCTTCCTAGCTGCTTTTCTAAAACATTGGTAAAAGATAAAGGAGAGCATTTTTCTTTGCACATTTTCTAGCATATTTttcctggcttttaaaaactCTAAATACTCTACAAATTTAATGACACACTCCCCCTGTAGACTTTGGTCTCCATAAGGAGAGGTATTATGTCTGCCCCTAGCTCACTGTCTGGCACGTTTGGGGCTCAATGGGTATTTATCAAATTTAGgaataacaaataaaatgaaaatcatattaTCCATGTCATTGCTCTCAGGCAGGGGGCACTCTTGGGCTTTGGTAATTGTTCTTCTCTCACCATAACTTAAGACTGGGAACACAAATCTCAAAATGTAGTTAGGTCCAGTCAATATCCAGTCCCTtttgaagcaaaatatttttcaccatCTGCAACTAAATTGTTGAGAGTTGGATGATGAATGGTAGGAGGGTGACACTAGTGGAGAAGGAGAGAGCGGCCAAGGTGCTGAagacagagcaaaaaaaaaaataaagggaagttACATATAAAATTTGGTAAAATTGGAAAGGTTAAGAGAGATATATTACTTGACCCTCACCCCTTTCACTTCCCTTTCTAATTCTATGTCACCACTGCACCTCGTTTGGCTAACCAGCGTTCTCAGCggtcctctttctcttctccttctcgttcttcctcttcttcctctctctccctaccTTTTCGCCTCCAACCCTGTAATAAAGCCTGTGCTCAGGAAAGTCCACGTTCCTCTGTAGTCATTCACACCATAGTCTAAATGAACTATCTGTGCTACATGCCCAGATAATTCAACCATTGTTGTAAAATGAAAGATTTGCCCACTGTTAAAGTAATATTAAGCATTTCCATGTTAGTATAAGAGATGTTTAAGGACCAGCAGCTGCTTCTACCTCTCTTGAAATCATATCTAACTAAAAAGGAAGATCAGTCCTGATCTCAAAAATCCACAGGAGGAAAGGCACTAATCAagagcattttttttaagttagtgcATAGTAAATTAGTTCATATATTCTCTTCAAGTttccattatttaaatattttttctaacaaCACAGTCGTTTCAGAAACTAGTTTGAAAAGGGTAATGtttcaaacactttttaaaatacctcTGTTCTCTAAATACctgattttaaaattgtatagaaaaacagagaaacattCTAAGACCAGCAGAATTGGCATCACTTGAGCAAAAGTGGGAAACACAGCTTGGGGGAGAGGCAACACATGCTAAGTCAGAGTCTACATTTTAACAGGGTGATCCTTTGCACACGAGAGTTTGAGGAGCACTGCCTTAGGACAAAGGTTTCCTCCCTGCCTCAACCTTactctttctctgcctctacTCCAGAGGCAGATTGCCAGACACCCTTCAACTCTTTAAATTACCCTCCCCTAACTCCGTAATGGTGAAACCACATGACAGGGCTACATGATCCCAGAAGTgtcctgccccagcccagctcagagccctgccttccccaccagACTCTACCTGACAGCCCCACTGCCTTTTCCCTGGGCCTTGTCTTTATACATAGACCTGAATAAAGCAGCTTTGATCCCAAAGGATTTTTTAGTGAATTATCACCATAATTGACTGGAATGTTCATAAAACTTTATTCTGTGTGAGCCTGGTGCTATGACAGTCTTCCAGAAGAATTCCTGAAGGCCATGATCAAGTCCAGCCAGCCTCTCTGAGAATACCCACTTTTGTAATTTGTTCTTAGTGAGCTCAACTACTAGTAAACAGGGATGGGAGGACAATAAGAGAGCTGTAGGAGACACAGGAATAGGCAATCAGGGAGGAAAGATCTCTTCCTAAGGGACCATAACAGGTTCCACAGGAGAGATGTCAGGTCAGCGGTTTGCAACCTTGGCTGCAGGGGGGGACCTTTTACAAGTACTTAAAAGAAGGCATTTggtatatagtaagtgctcaataatggtttggttgaatgaatgaatgcatcaaCTCAGATCCACCCAATTTGCCCCCAACTTAGCTCTATAGGTCAGTGTCCCACTAGAAATAACTGAACTAAAATAGGAGCAGTCCtaatttcaaaatgtgttttgCTCTACTGTATTACAGCCACTACTAATttactattctaaaataaatgtgGTACTAAGCCTGTCTTTTCAAAGTTCTGAATTTCTagattcattgtttatttttgcaaaaatttaaaatgttaactaaatttTTAATGCTTAGGTTGTGTCTACCTAATTCTGAAACAACTAGTCAAGTTGGTCAAGTTGGTTGATTCAGCTAAAGAAATCAGTTTGGGTGACAATGAAACGCAGTCTTATTTCATAAAGAGCAAGGAATAAAACCTAAGGAGGAAGTGGTACTCACGAAGAATATAAAAAAGTTCAGGTATACTCATGACAGACTTTAAAGGGTAATTAGGGAATCTAAGCTATAAGAGCAATATTAATATTTGAGGTTGATGGTTGATATCAAGAAGTCCAAGTAGAAATTTTCCCTTGGTgccaccatacacaaaaaatccTAGCATAAGATGGTATTTCctaaggtattttaaaaaaaattttttaggttAAACTTATCTGGCAGAAATAGGCACAAGGAAAAAAGTCGCTATTTGACTAAATGCTCTATCTCCCACCCAGCAGTGTACCCATGGCCTCAGCTGACTGAAGTTACCATTTATCTCAGCCTGGTTTCAACCCAAGAATTAGAGTGAAAACATTTAAGCTATTCCACATGACATTCAATTTGGGAAGTTGAGTatttacttgaatttttatcAGGAAGCCGTTCTATCTTCCACACCACAGCCCGATAGGCACTCTCATATTTTGCTGACCCCACAGTGACCTGTATGACAGGTTCAGACTCAGGTTCATGTAAACTTCCCAGACATGCCCGGCGGTTCATTTTGGCTTTCAGGGACTTCTGCCTCTGGAGGTTCATGGTCCAGAGGGCCTTGATCCACTGAGATGGGACAGGAAAGTGTATCATTATGTTGTCACAGGACCACAAGGAACTGGTGTGGGATGGTCTCTGGGCCAATGGGGCCATGTTGACAAAGGCCTGAAGTTCCACATATGCCCCCTGGACAACCACTAAAGACTTCAGGGAAAAGGGAAGATCTTGCCCATTATACAAAGTCTTGAAACGCATTAGCTCGAACCGGCAGGCATCCAAAGGTACAAACTTAATGATTCTTGATTGCTCAAATTCTTGTGCCTTCACACACTTATGAAAATGATAGTCAAGAATATCAATCCCTTTCCTTTCTGGGTCTTTTTCAAAATAGCATTCATTTTGCTTCTGCAGCTCAAGGTCATTCAAGGTTAAAAAGCATTCGGTATTCCCATTCACAAAACAGAGGCAATAGATTTGAGTTATCACAGTGCTTTCGACCAATTTTCCTTCTTTAGTGATTTTACCCCAAAAATTGTCCACAATTTCCAGGGACATTTCTTGTTCCTCATAGTTCTTTTTTGATTTTGAAACCGATGGCAGCTTTGTCAGCTCCTCCTCCACAGTAGTCAGAAAGTCAAGGAAGTCGTGGTACTCTGGGGACCCCAACTTCAGCATCTGTTCTATGTCTGGTTCATGAACTACTTCTGTTTTAGAAtggtatttccttttttctgtgtaAGACACATGTTCAATCTTCACAGTATGAATTTTTCCTGCCACACTAAAGTTCTCAACTTTGGGTTCAGAAAGCCTGCAATGTGAATCAAGCTGTAACTCTTTGAATGGTTTTTCTAGCCCCTTTTCATAATACATTTGCAAAATTGCACCAGGCAAGACTTTTAGAAAAATTGGTCCCCACTGGCGGGAAGACATCATGTTCTTCTTCTCAGGAATTCTCAGCATGAAAGACCATCCAGTTTTTGGCTGACTCCTGAATAGCATGTGGGGAACAAAGGAAGAGACAGTGTCTTCAGCATATGGACATTGCATAGATAAATTTCCAAATGAGTCTTCGTTCTCAGCTGATTGAAGATGTTCAAGCTTTTCACAGATATAATTGAGTGAACATTGATTTAAGCTTTTTTGATCAATAGGCATCTCTTTATCTCTTGATGGCAATGTCTTTCTGCTTCCTGGAAGGTCAAAGGTGAACTGGGAAACAATGCCTTCATCTTTCCAAAATGGACTTGAAAAAGCACAGTCCTCCTGAAAATATGGAAACTTGGGAGCATCACTCTGGAACCCTAGGCTTTCAGCTTGGTGAGGGCTAATTTCATCTGGATGTGCACATGAGTGGTCTTTGGGTAAGGAAGCATGGGATAAACAGGTTGGTTTAGTTGGCAGTAAGGAAGAATCTCCTCCTGGTGTTGTGAG
This genomic interval from Manis javanica isolate MJ-LG chromosome 1, MJ_LKY, whole genome shotgun sequence contains the following:
- the STON1 gene encoding stonin-1, whose translation is MCSTNPSNWVTFDDDLTFQSSQKSKNFPLENQGICRPNGLKLNLSGPKELQSGSSSTSSTPLSSPIIDCYFSPGPPSNSPLSTPTKDFPGIPGIPKAGTHVLYPIPESSSNSPLTTPGGDSSLLPTKPTCLSHASLPKDHSCAHPDEISPHQAESLGFQSDAPKFPYFQEDCAFSSPFWKDEGIVSQFTFDLPGSRKTLPSRDKEMPIDQKSLNQCSLNYICEKLEHLQSAENEDSFGNLSMQCPYAEDTVSSFVPHMLFRSQPKTGWSFMLRIPEKKNMMSSRQWGPIFLKVLPGAILQMYYEKGLEKPFKELQLDSHCRLSEPKVENFSVAGKIHTVKIEHVSYTEKRKYHSKTEVVHEPDIEQMLKLGSPEYHDFLDFLTTVEEELTKLPSVSKSKKNYEEQEMSLEIVDNFWGKITKEGKLVESTVITQIYCLCFVNGNTECFLTLNDLELQKQNECYFEKDPERKGIDILDYHFHKCVKAQEFEQSRIIKFVPLDACRFELMRFKTLYNGQDLPFSLKSLVVVQGAYVELQAFVNMAPLAQRPSHTSSLWSCDNIMIHFPVPSQWIKALWTMNLQRQKSLKAKMNRRACLGSLHEPESEPVIQVTVGSAKYESAYRAVVWKIERLPDKNSSPDHPHCLSYKLELGSDQEIPSDWYPFATIQFGMLDTSASRTEVKSLGVESDVQPQKHIHQRACYNIQVEIEKKWIKIDGEDPDTAGDCVTQ